A section of the Hirschia baltica ATCC 49814 genome encodes:
- a CDS encoding 1-acyl-sn-glycerol-3-phosphate acyltransferase — translation MVQKMAAYNNPTVSPSTPRMGNGVTRWLGSMVLMILGWKITGQLPDEKKVVVIGVPHTSNLDFIVAMASMQSIGLKMSFMMKQEAFFFPFVNLFKWMGGVPIDRKNARNISEQMSEWFDANENVWLGITPEGTRSKVDGFKPGYLKIAYAAKVPVFVIGINGGTKEILLTKLWDLTGDLETDNQAIRAFCAENFVGIKPARQ, via the coding sequence ATGGTACAAAAAATGGCTGCTTACAATAATCCAACGGTCAGTCCATCCACACCTCGCATGGGGAATGGCGTGACAAGATGGTTGGGGAGCATGGTACTAATGATTCTGGGGTGGAAAATAACCGGCCAGCTTCCTGATGAAAAAAAAGTGGTTGTCATTGGCGTGCCTCATACGTCAAATCTTGATTTTATCGTGGCGATGGCATCAATGCAGTCCATTGGGCTGAAAATGTCTTTCATGATGAAACAAGAAGCTTTTTTCTTTCCCTTTGTGAATTTATTCAAATGGATGGGGGGCGTTCCAATTGATCGTAAGAATGCTCGCAACATATCCGAACAAATGTCGGAGTGGTTCGATGCGAATGAAAATGTCTGGCTTGGGATTACACCTGAAGGAACACGTTCTAAGGTGGATGGGTTCAAGCCAGGATATTTAAAAATTGCATATGCTGCTAAAGTGCCGGTCTTCGTCATTGGTATAAATGGTGGCACCAAAGAAATTTTATTGACGAAGCTCTGGGATTTAACGGGTGATTTGGAAACAGATAATCAGGCAATTCGGGCATTTTGTGCAGAGAATTTTGTAGGCATCAAGCCAGCGCGACAATAA
- a CDS encoding ArsR/SmtB family transcription factor: MPNSKISPTPFPMDTSNLTNSRIGEAVDVMKALSNETRLKILCALLDGEKSVNQLAEYTNQLLPSVSQHLSKMRAADLVASRREAQTIYYRATEGIGHSVVEALCKFYKT, encoded by the coding sequence ATGCCCAACAGTAAAATCTCCCCAACACCCTTTCCGATGGATACATCCAATCTAACCAATTCTAGAATTGGAGAAGCTGTTGACGTTATGAAAGCGCTATCCAATGAAACGCGACTAAAAATACTCTGCGCACTTTTAGATGGTGAAAAATCTGTCAATCAGCTTGCCGAATATACAAACCAACTTCTACCTTCAGTATCTCAGCATTTATCCAAAATGCGCGCAGCTGACCTTGTGGCGTCACGCCGCGAAGCACAAACAATATATTATCGTGCAACAGAAGGTATCGGTCATTCTGTTGTTGAAGCATTATGTAAATTCTACAAAACTTAA